Proteins co-encoded in one Arachis hypogaea cultivar Tifrunner chromosome 13, arahy.Tifrunner.gnm2.J5K5, whole genome shotgun sequence genomic window:
- the LOC112733263 gene encoding cytochrome P450 71AU50-like: protein MICIAIFLVSLACLWLWGFTNKNKKLPPGPRGLPILGSLHKLGDNPHLDLHKLAQKHGPIMYLRLGLVPTIVVSSPQAAELFLKTHDLVFASRPPHEAAKYIAWEQRNMSFGEYGPYWRNMRKMCTLELLSQTKINSFRRMRQEEVESLINVLREAAKDGVAVDVSAKVSTASADMSCRMVFGKKYDDKDLDEKGFKSVIQEGMQLSATPNIGDYIPYIGKLDLQGLTRRMKAVGKKFDEFFEKVIDDHLQSSENREDKVKDFVDVMLGFLGTEESEYRLERPNIKAILLDMLAGSVDTSATAIEWALSELIKHPRVMKKLQIELESVVGMKRMVEESDLDKLEYLDMVIKETMRIHPVAPLLIPHQSMEDCMVGDFFIPKKSRVIINAWAIMRDPSAWSEPEKFWPERFEGREIDIKGRDFQFIPFGSGRRGCPGLQLGLTVVRLVVAQLVHCFDWKLPNKMLASELDMTEEFGLTMPRANHLFAIPTYRLQNESG from the exons ATGATTTGTATAGCAATATTTCTAGTCTCTCTTGCTTGTCTCTGGCTATGGGGATTCACcaacaagaacaagaaattaCCTCCTGGTCCAAGAGGGTTACCAATTTTGGGTAGCCTTCATAAGTTGGGAGATAATCCTCATCTTGATCTTCACAAACTAGCACAAAAACATGGACCAATCATGTACCTGCGCCTAGGTTTGGTGCCAACCATTGTTGTCTCTTCTCCACAAGCTGCTGAACTCTTTCTTAAAACCCATGACCTTGTTTTTGCAAGTAGACCACCCCATGAAGCTGCAAAGTACATTGCATGGGAGCAGAGGAACATGAGTTTTGGTGAATATGGTCCTTATTGGCGCAACATGCGAAAGATGTGCACCTTGGAACTACTAAGCCAAACAAAGATTAACTCATTCAGACGCATGAGGCAAGAGGAGGTTGAATCATTGATCAACGTTCTTAGAGAAGCAGCAAAAGATGGAGTTGCTGTGGATGTCAGTGCTAAGGTTTCAACAGCGAGTGCTGACATGAGTTGTAGAATGGTTTTTGGGAAGAAATACGATGACAAAGACTTGGATGAGAAGGGTTTCAAGAGTGTTATACAAGAAGGGATGCAATTATCGGCAACTCCAAACATAGGTGATTATATTCCTTATATTGGTAAACTTGATCTTCAAGGCTTAACTAGGCGCATGAAGGCTGTGGGGAAAAAATTTGATGAGTTTTTTGAGAAAGTTATTGATGACCACTTGCAATCATCTGAGAACAGAGAAGATAAAGTTAAGGACTTTGTGGATGTCATGTTGGGCTTTCTAGGCACTGAGGAATCTGAATACCGTCTTGAACGCCCTAATATCAAAGCCATATTGCTG GATATGCTGGCAGGTTCAGTGGACACATCAGCAACGGCAATAGAGTGGGCACTTTCAGAGCTAATAAAGCATCCAAGAGTGATGAAAAAACTTCAAATAGAGTTAGAATCTGTGGTTGGTATGAAGAGAATGGTGGAGGAGTCAGACTTAGACAAGTTAGAATATTTGGACATGGTCATCAAGGAAACCATGAGGATCCATCCAGTGGCACCATTACTAATACCACACCAATCTATGGAAGATTGCATGGTTGGAGATTTCTTCATACCCAAGAAATCAAGAGTCATAATAAATGCATGGGCAATCATGAGGGACCCAAGTGCTTGGAGTGAGCCAGAGAAGTTCTGGCCGGAGAGATTTGAGGGAAGAGAGATTGACATCAAAGGTAGAGATTTCCAATTTATACCATTTGGGTCTGGGAGAAGAGGATGCCCTGGATTGCAGTTAGGTCTAACAGTGGTTCGGTTGGTGGTGGCACAACTTGTGCATTGCTTTGATTGGAAGTTACCAAATAAGATGTTGGCATCTGAATTGGACATGACTGAGGAGTTTGGTCTCACTATGCCAAGGGCCAATCATTTATTTGCGATACCTACTTATAGGCTTCAGAATGAAAGTGGTTAA
- the LOC112733267 gene encoding pentatricopeptide repeat-containing protein At4g39620, chloroplastic: MSVLSSSFAKYRTTTNLPSLTIPPVRISCGPVPTRRKNNTDQSEERRELVRLLTGKITAEREPLLKTLNKHVKHLRTEHCFLLFEELGKQDSWLQCIEVFRWMQKQRWYIADNGVYSKLISVMGKKGQTRMAMWLFSEMRNSGCRPDTSVYNALITAHLHSRDKAKALAKALGYFDKMKGMERCKPNIVTYNILLRAFAQARNSDQVNSLFRDLDETLISPDIYTFNGVMDAFGKNGMIREMESVLARMKSHKCKPDLITFNLLIDAYGKKQEFDKMEQVFKSLLKSKQKPTLPTFNSMILNYGKARLKEKAENVFRKMTDMGYKPSFVTHESLIYMYGYCDCISKTRDLFEGLIESKAQIKPSTLNAMLDVYCINGLPLEADSLLERAISLQVFPDASTYKLLYRAYTKANLKELLDKLLKHMDRDGIIPNKKFFLDALGSSRDKSKSAITVVTHSNSFQDFAEPQLKN, encoded by the exons ATGtctgttctttcttcttcatttgcCAAATACAGGACAACTACAAACCTTCCAAGCTTGACTATACCACCCGTTCGAATCTCATGCGGCCCGGTTCCGACCCGGAGGAAGAATAACACCGACCAATCGGAAGAGAGACGAGAGCTGGTTCGTTTACTGACCGGGAAAATAACCGCCGAGAGAGAGCCTCTCCTGAAGACACTGAACAAGCACGTGAAGCACCTGAGAACCGAGCATTGCTTCTTGCTCTTCGAAGAACTTGGTAAACAAGATAGCTGGCTACAATGCATTGAG GTTTTCAGGTGGATGCAGAAACAACGGTGGTATATTGCTGACAATGGAGTTTACTCGAAGCTCATATCAGTCATGGGAAAGAAAGGCCAAACCAGGATGGCTATGTGGCTTTTCTCGGAGATGCGTAATTCCGGTTGCCGCCCGGATACTTCTGTGTATAATGCTCTTATCACGGCTCACCTTCATTCCCGGGACAAGGCAAAGGCATTGGCCAAAGCTCTTGGCTACTTTGACAAGATGAAGGGAATGGAGCGTTGTAAGCCCAACATTGTTACTTATAACATTCTCTTGAGGGCTTTTGCGCAGGCGCGCAATTCAGATCAAGTGAATTCTTTGTTCAGGGATCTTGATGAGACTCTCATTTCTCCTGATATATACACGTTTAATGGTGTCATGGATGCTTTTGGAAAGAATGGAATGATCCGCGAAATGGAATCTGTGCTTGCTCGAATGAAAAGCCATAAGTGTAAGCCTGACTTGATTACCTTTAATTTGCTCATCGATGCATACGGCAAGAAGCAGGAATTCGATAAGATGGAACAAGTATTCAAGAGTTTGTTGAAGTCCAAGCAGAAACCAACACTGCCTACGTTTAATTCCATGATCCTGAACTATGGCAAGGCACGACTAAAGGAGAAAGCAGAAAATGTTTTTAGAAAAATGACTGACATGGGTTATAAACCAAGCTTTGTCACTCACGAGAGTCTCATCTACATGTATGGATACTGTGATTGCATTTCCAAAACTAGAGATTTATTTGAAGGGCTAATTGAGTCGAAGGCTCAGATAAAACCATCAACCCTAAATGCTATGCTTGATGTTTACTGCATAAATGGTTTACCATTGGAAGCAGATTCTCTGTTGGAGAGGGCAATTAGCTTACAAGTGTTCCCTGATGCTTCAACATATAAGCTTCTTTATAGGGCTTACACTAAAGCCAACTTGAAGGAGCTTTTGGATAAATTGCTGAAGCATATGGATAGAGATGGTATTATCCCTAACAAGAAGTTCTTCCTAGATGCTTTGGGATCTTCACGAGACAAATCAAAATCTGCTATTACTGTTGTAACTCATTCAAATAGTTTCCAAGATTTTGCAGAACCTCagctgaaaaattaa